AATCCGGGCCCCCCGATGCCTCCTCCCCCTCCGCCGGGAGCCAGCGCGGTGGTCCCCAGGGAAAGGAAGGAATCTCCCCTGGCGTACCGGTATCCGATCTCGGTGAAGACGGCATCGGTCCAGTTCACGCCGATCGCCATCCCTGCCGCAAGCTCGGTGAACGAGTATGTTTCCACTTGGGCCCGACTGTCGGTCCAGGAAACGGACTCGCCGAGATACAGCTTCCGCGACAGTTCCTGGCGCAGGTCGGCGCGCGCGCCGAACGCGAATGCCGACTGGTCGGAGTCGCTCACCGCCTTTCCCTGGATAAACGGCGAAAGATTCACGGTCCACCCGGGACGCACGATCCATAACATCCCCGGCGAAATCGACGCCGCCCCGGAATCGAGGTCGGAGAGATCGGCGTAGGCGGTCCCTTCGACCATCGCGGAGAGCGTCCAGTCGAGCCGCCTCTCTCCGTCGGCCGGACGGAGGTACGCCGCATATCCGAGGAGGAAGACGTCGCCCTCTCCGTCGACGACCGAGCGGCCGACGTTCGTATCGAACCCCGCCCGGGCGCCGGCCTCCCACCCGGCGAACGCATTCCCGGGCGATAGAAGCGACATCCCCGCCAGCAGCGCGGCAAACACGGTCCCGCATCCGCGCACCGCGCGGCCCTTCCGATACCATTCCTGCATGGGATTATCTCCTGCGGCCGCCCGGACCTCCGGGACCGCCTCCGGACCCCCCGCCGCCGCGCCGCATGGGAGACGCCCCTCCCATCCCGCTCCCGACGGCCACGCCTTTCCGCCCTTTCCACAGGGGGTGCCCGTCCCCGTCCCGGAAGACCCAGCTTTTTCCGGAGGAGAGAAGCTCCACTTCCTGGGCGACGACGTAGAGGGACATGTCTTTTCCGAGGGTCTTCGATCCCCGCACCCGCACCTCGGATCCGTCGGGGAGGTCGACCCGCACGTCCTTCCAATACCATGGAGGCGACGCGAGAACGGTGTACCGCTCGCGCCCCGTATCCACGCGGAACCGGACGGGGCCGTCCCCGGGAATGAAGGAATCGGAAATCCGCCCGCGGACCTCGCCGACCGTGTCGGGGTCGAACCCGCCCGGGTACTGGATCCCGCTGCCGGCCAGAACCGTGTCGGCCTCCGCCGCTCGCGCGGCCGACGGGAAGCCGAGCAGCAGCGCCAGGAGCGCCGGAACCAGGAGCGGGGCGAGCGCCGCCCCGCTCCTGCCGGTCACTCCCGCGCTACCGGTTCGCCGGTGCGCCATACCCCGTCCCGTCCTGCACGGGAACCCCAGTCCCCGTGCCGTCGCCCGGGCCATATGCGTTTCCCTTCTTCAAGGGCGCGCCGCTCCCCTGGTTGACGCAGGAGCCGTCGCGCAGCCGTTTCTGCGCACGGACCTGGCTCTGCGACTGCATCCCCGCGGCCGAACGCACCGCGACCCCGCGGCCGGAACCGCCCCCGGGTCCCTTGGCCAGCGCAACGGAGGACGTACCGGCCAGAAACAATCCCGCCATGATCACCGCTCCGATCTTCGTCTTCATTTTTCCTGCCTCCTTCGGGTTTCTTCTTTTACCCGAAGGAAGAGCAAGGGTGGTGCCATCCGAAAAGAATCCTGGAAATCATAATTTATCCGACAGGTTCCGCCGCTGATCCCTTGGCCCGCCGAATCCTCGGGTGCGCATCTTTTGCGTGCCGCCGCGCAAAGGATGCATCCCTACAGCCCGAATTCCTTGATCCGGTACTGAAGGGTCCGAAGGGAGATCCCGAGCACCCGGGCGGCCTGCGTGCGGTTCCCGCCGGTTTCCGCAAGCGCCTTCCGTATCGTCTCCCGTTCGCTCGCGCGCAGCGCGCCCTCGCCCGGCGACGCAACCGCCGGGGCGGTGTCCAGCCGCAGGTGGACGGTGTCGATCTCCCCCGCGGCGAGGATCACGGCCCGCTCGATCACGTTCTGGAGCTCCCGGACGTTTCCGGGCCACGGGTATCGCCGGAGCGCCTCGGACGCGCCCGCGGAGAGCCCGGAAACCTTTTTCCCGAAGGCGGCGGCGAACTTCCCCGCGAAATATTCCGCCAGCGGAACGATGGCTTCTTCACGGTCCGCAAGCCGGGGAAGCGCGATCGGAAACACGTTCAGCCGGTAATACAGGTCTTCGCGGAAGCGCCCGGCCGCGGCCTCCGCCTTGAGGTCCCGGTGCGTCGCCGCCACGATGCGGACGTCGACCTCGATCGGCCGCGTCCCCCCCACGCGCTCGAACGACCTCTCCTGGAGCACCCGGAGCAGCTTCACCTGCACCGACGGCGAAATGTCGCCGATCTCGTCGAGGAAAACCGTCCCTCCGTCCGCCAGCTCGAAGCGCCCCTTCCGCAGGGCGGCCGCGCCGGTGAACGCGCCGCGCTCGTGCCCGAACAGCTCGCTTTCGAGGACGGTCTCCGCAAGCGCGGAGCACTGCACGGCCACGAACGGCTTTTCCCTGCGCGGACTCGACGCGTGGATCACGCGCGCGACCAGCTCCTTCCCCGTTCCGCTCGGCCCCGTGACGAGGACGGTCGCGGTCGTCGGGGACACCTCCCGCACCAGCCGGTGCACCTCCGCCATCTTCCCGCCGAGAAAAATCATCTCCGCCGGGGGGAAGCGCTTCCCGAGCTCCTCGGACAGCAGCGAGATCCTCGCCTCCGCCTCCGCTTCCCGAAGCACCCGGCGCACCACGTGGCGCAGCTCGTCGGGGTCGCGGAAAGGCTTCGTCAGGTAATCCGAAGCGCCCGCCTTCATCGCCTCCACGGCGCCGCCGATCGAGCCGTAGGCCGTCACGATGACCCAGCGGGCCTCGGGGCGGAGGGCGCGCCCTTCCCGCATCACCTCCATGCCGGAGAGATCCGGCATGCGCAGGTCCGTGATGACGAGGTCGAACTCGGAACGCCGCAGCGCTTCGAGCGCCCCGGTCCCGCTCCCCTGCTCCTCCACCGCGTACCCCTCTTCCCGCAGCACGGCGGAGAGGAACGAGCGCATCATCGCGTCGTCGTCGACGACCAGCAGCTTCTTCGGCACGGCGGCTTCACCTTTCCATCGGAAGGAAGATCTCGAGGACGGCCCCGCCGCCCTCCCGGTTCCGCAGCGCGATGCTTCCCCGCATCCCCTCGATCGCCTTTTTCGAGTATGCCAGACCGAGCCCCGTCCCGTCGGTCTTCGTCGTGTGGAAAGGAGTGAACAGGCGGTCCCGCTCCGACTCGGGGATCCCCGGCCCGCTGTCCTCGATGCGCAGCCGGACCCGGTTCCCCTCGGGGCGCGCGGAAACCCGCAGGGAGCCTTCCCCGCCCATCGCCTGGACCGCGTTCCGGATCCCGTTGGACAGGACGCGCCGCAGCTTCTCCGGATCGGCCATCGCACGCGCCCCATCGCCGAATTCCGTCTCCGCCCTTCCGCCCCACCCCGCGGTCTCCTCCCGGACCAGCGGTTCCGCCAGCGCCCGGAGATCGACCGGCCCGATGGCGTACGTTTCCTGCCTCGCGTACAGGAGAAGCTCGTTCACGAGCGACTCGATCCTCCCCATCCCCTTCAGGGCGAACGCGAGCCCCTGCTTCCGCGGGTCGGACGGATCCACCTTCTCGTCCACCCACTGCGTGTAGCCCTTCACGCTCCCGAGGGCGTTCCGTATCTCGTGGGACAGCGCGGCGGTCATCTGCCCGATCAGCGCCAGGCGCTCCCGCCGGCCCGCCTCTTCCTGGAGGCGAAGCTGCCGCGTCAGGACGCGCTCGAGGGCGATGCCGACGCCCCACAGGACGGCGAGGGCCGCGCCGACCGCCCACCACATCCGGCGGATGTCGCCGAGGAGCAGATCCGCGCGCGCCGTGTGGATCACCAATCGGAGGAGCTCCGCGCCGCCGTCCGGGCGATGGAGGACGTAGTTGTATTCGTAGGCCGGAAGCCCCGTCCCCAGCGTGACCCTCCGTCCGTGCGGCCTGCCGCCCTGGAGCCATGTCCGGAGACCGCCCTCTTCCAGGGAGCGCCCGACCCGGGCGGGATTCGTGTGGAAGAGGATCTTCCCGCCGGCGTCCGCGATCAGGGCGAACGCCACGACCCGGTCGGACAGGATCTCCCGGACATCCTCCCCCCGGCGATCCCCCGACAGCCGAAGCGCGCTTTCCGCCGAGAAGGAGAGGGCCAGCGCCGTGCTCTCGAGGGAACTCTCCGCCAGGGAACGGATCGTCCGGGCGTTCAGGAACGTCGAATAGAGGACCGCCGCCGAGGAGAGCAGCAGGAAGGCGAACAGGGCGCCGCGCAGGACCGCCGGAACGGCGGTGCGCACGACCGCGGATCCTTCCCGGAAACGCATGGGCCCATTTTAGCCCAACCTGCCGGGAAAGATTCCCATACCGGTGCTCAGCAGGACGAGAACACCTCCCTTCCCCGGACGAACGTCTTCAGGATCCGGGGAACCGCTCCCTCGTCGTCTACGATCAGCAGGTCCGCATCCTTTCCCTCCTCCAGCGACCCGGTGAACGCGTCGATCCCGACGGCGCGCGCGGGATGGAGGCTGGCCATTTCGACGGCCTCGTGCAGCGGCAGGATGCCGAGCCGGGTCAGCGCCGTCACCGCGTGGAGCAGCGTCATCGGGGAATAGTCGGAACAGAGGATGTCGCCGCACCCCAGCCGGATGGCCTCCCGCGCGTCCAGGTTCTTCGCCTGCGATCCGCCGCGCACCACGTTGGGCGAGCCCAGGCAGACCCGGATCCCCAGCTCCCTCGCCGCCGCGGCAGCCGGCAGATTGACGGGAAACTCGGTCAGGCCGACCCCCAGCCCCTTCAGCCAGGCGATCTTTTCCGGGGAATCGTCGTCGTGGGAGGCCACCGCGATCCCCCGTTCACCGCACAGCCCGACCAGCCGCTTCAGCTCCCGCTCCCACCCGTTTCCGCGCGCCTCCAGCTTCCGCGCGATGATGTCGTCCATTTCCCTGTCGCTTTTCCGGTAGACCGGCCCGTAATACCGCTTGAAAGCACCGATATCGCGGAACTGCCCCTGTCCCGGCGAGTGGTCCATGAAGGAAAAGAGGTGGACCTGGCCGTCCCGGATGAGCCGCTCGAGGACGGGCACCGCGCCGCCGTCCGTGACCTCGAACCGCACGTGGACCTTCGTGCGCACGCGGAGGCAGCCGGAAAGACCGTTCACCTGCCGGACGATGCCGGCCGCCATGCCGTTGGAGCGCAGCCCGACCTCCATCTCCGCGAACGAGAGGGAATGGTACACGGTCGTGACGCCGCAACCGGCGATCTTCTTGTCCAGCTCGTGGACCGCGACGTCGACCGGAAAGAAGGTGTTGGGGCGCGGCTCGATCCCCTTTTCAATGGCGTCGGAGTGGATGTCCACGAATCCCGGGAGCAGGAGGTTCCCGCCGGCGTTGATCTCCCGGGGCCCCCGCAGCTCCCCGGCGCGGATCCCGGCGATCCGGCCGTCCTCGACGCGCATCGACATCCCCTCGAGGATCCCCGACGGCGTCGAAAGGCGGGCGTTTCTCACGATGAAATCGCCGCGCATGGCGCGTTTCCCCGACCTCCTCAACCGATCCGGTGAACCGCGTCGGCCACCGATGCCATCAGGCCGGCGTCGTGGAAGATCCCGATCATGGTCGTCCCCTCCTCCCGCAGCTCCTTGAGCAGCGCGATCACGGCTTCCGCGGATTCCCGGTCCAGGGAGGCGGTCGGCTCGTCGAGCAGGAGCAGGCGCGGCTTCCAGGCGACGGCCCGCGCGATGTTGATCCGCTGCTGCTCCCCCCCGCTGAAGGTCGCGGGGTACGCGTCGAACAGGCCGCGGGGAATGCGGAGACGCTCAAGGAGCCGGGAGGCCCGCGCGCGCGCCTCCTCCCGCGCCAGGCCGTTCCTCGCAAGGATCGGCTCC
The Thermodesulfobacteriota bacterium genome window above contains:
- a CDS encoding sigma-54 dependent transcriptional regulator, with the protein product MPKKLLVVDDDAMMRSFLSAVLREEGYAVEEQGSGTGALEALRRSEFDLVITDLRMPDLSGMEVMREGRALRPEARWVIVTAYGSIGGAVEAMKAGASDYLTKPFRDPDELRHVVRRVLREAEAEARISLLSEELGKRFPPAEMIFLGGKMAEVHRLVREVSPTTATVLVTGPSGTGKELVARVIHASSPRREKPFVAVQCSALAETVLESELFGHERGAFTGAAALRKGRFELADGGTVFLDEIGDISPSVQVKLLRVLQERSFERVGGTRPIEVDVRIVAATHRDLKAEAAAGRFREDLYYRLNVFPIALPRLADREEAIVPLAEYFAGKFAAAFGKKVSGLSAGASEALRRYPWPGNVRELQNVIERAVILAAGEIDTVHLRLDTAPAVASPGEGALRASERETIRKALAETGGNRTQAARVLGISLRTLQYRIKEFGL
- a CDS encoding ATP-binding protein — translated: MRTAVPAVLRGALFAFLLLSSAAVLYSTFLNARTIRSLAESSLESTALALSFSAESALRLSGDRRGEDVREILSDRVVAFALIADAGGKILFHTNPARVGRSLEEGGLRTWLQGGRPHGRRVTLGTGLPAYEYNYVLHRPDGGAELLRLVIHTARADLLLGDIRRMWWAVGAALAVLWGVGIALERVLTRQLRLQEEAGRRERLALIGQMTAALSHEIRNALGSVKGYTQWVDEKVDPSDPRKQGLAFALKGMGRIESLVNELLLYARQETYAIGPVDLRALAEPLVREETAGWGGRAETEFGDGARAMADPEKLRRVLSNGIRNAVQAMGGEGSLRVSARPEGNRVRLRIEDSGPGIPESERDRLFTPFHTTKTDGTGLGLAYSKKAIEGMRGSIALRNREGGGAVLEIFLPMER
- a CDS encoding alpha-D-ribose 1-methylphosphonate 5-triphosphate diphosphatase, producing MRGDFIVRNARLSTPSGILEGMSMRVEDGRIAGIRAGELRGPREINAGGNLLLPGFVDIHSDAIEKGIEPRPNTFFPVDVAVHELDKKIAGCGVTTVYHSLSFAEMEVGLRSNGMAAGIVRQVNGLSGCLRVRTKVHVRFEVTDGGAVPVLERLIRDGQVHLFSFMDHSPGQGQFRDIGAFKRYYGPVYRKSDREMDDIIARKLEARGNGWERELKRLVGLCGERGIAVASHDDDSPEKIAWLKGLGVGLTEFPVNLPAAAAARELGIRVCLGSPNVVRGGSQAKNLDAREAIRLGCGDILCSDYSPMTLLHAVTALTRLGILPLHEAVEMASLHPARAVGIDAFTGSLEEGKDADLLIVDDEGAVPRILKTFVRGREVFSSC
- the phnL gene encoding phosphonate C-P lyase system protein PhnL; amino-acid sequence: MIRVEKLSKTFTLHVLGGKSIEALRDVSFRVPSGSFLGLAGPSGAGKSTVLKCIYRMYVPSGGAVLYESEARGTVDLAKLSDREIIGLRRKEIGYVSQFLKVIPRVPALEVVMEPILARNGLAREEARARASRLLERLRIPRGLFDAYPATFSGGEQQRINIARAVAWKPRLLLLDEPTASLDRESAEAVIALLKELREEGTTMIGIFHDAGLMASVADAVHRIG